The proteins below are encoded in one region of bacterium:
- a CDS encoding PHP domain-containing protein codes for MPSDLHLHTIYSDGSFTPEEIIKYAKALGLSYISITDHDILDSYSQIENVTSKVKIIPGIEIGCEGEGNIEEIHILGYVIDIEDQGMRDFLAPIRERREERVKKIVKKLQSAGIKIDYEEVKNVSGPGAIGRLHIARVLFDKGFSSSVLSCFDKYLSFGKCGFVERENLPKPEKAIETIKASGGIPVLAHPYDTIGLLPSLIKIGIMGVEVVHPKIDPNLSKLLRRKALEYGLLVTGGSDCHGKMKGEDVFLGKWTIDDQDVERLLLKEIF; via the coding sequence ATGCCATCTGACTTGCATCTTCATACAATTTACTCTGACGGTAGCTTTACACCAGAGGAGATAATCAAATATGCTAAAGCACTAGGATTGTCTTATATCAGCATTACAGACCACGATATATTGGATAGCTATTCTCAAATAGAAAATGTAACCTCAAAGGTAAAAATAATTCCAGGCATTGAAATTGGATGTGAAGGAGAGGGGAATATTGAGGAAATTCATATACTTGGGTATGTTATAGATATAGAAGACCAAGGAATGAGGGATTTTCTTGCTCCAATAAGGGAGAGAAGAGAAGAGAGGGTAAAAAAGATTGTAAAGAAGCTTCAAAGCGCAGGGATAAAGATAGATTATGAGGAGGTAAAAAATGTGTCTGGTCCAGGTGCTATAGGAAGGCTTCATATTGCAAGGGTTTTATTTGATAAGGGGTTTTCTTCCTCTGTTCTCTCTTGTTTTGATAAGTATCTTTCCTTTGGAAAATGTGGCTTTGTTGAGAGGGAAAACCTTCCAAAGCCAGAGAAGGCAATTGAGACAATAAAAGCATCGGGTGGAATCCCTGTCCTTGCACACCCTTATGATACAATAGGATTATTACCAAGCCTTATAAAAATTGGGATTATGGGTGTTGAGGTTGTCCATCCAAAGATTGATCCTAATCTTTCCAAGCTTTTAAGAAGAAAGGCATTAGAATATGGGCTTCTTGTAACAGGTGGCTCTGATTGCCATGGAAAAATGAAGGGAGAAGATGTATTCCTTGGAAAATGGACAATTGATGATCAAGATGTTGAAAGGCTTTTATTAAAAGAGATTTTCTAG
- the nusB gene encoding transcription antitermination factor NusB — protein sequence MRKRTRARAYSLELLYWLEITKEKREDKFFSLYPEKRDNFSLSIVSGVKENEKAIDKIIKSHLENWKIERLALIDHKILQIAIYELLFSKDAPAVVIIDEAIELSKMYSTSSSYKIINGILDKIKTEIKRSD from the coding sequence ATGAGAAAAAGGACAAGGGCAAGGGCATATAGCCTTGAACTCCTTTACTGGCTTGAAATAACAAAAGAAAAGAGAGAAGATAAATTCTTCTCATTATATCCAGAAAAAAGGGATAATTTTTCATTAAGCATTGTTTCGGGAGTAAAGGAAAACGAAAAGGCAATTGATAAAATAATAAAATCCCATCTTGAAAACTGGAAAATAGAGCGTCTTGCCCTAATTGACCACAAGATTCTTCAAATTGCTATCTATGAGCTTTTATTTTCCAAAGATGCGCCTGCCGTCGTAATAATTGATGAGGCAATTGAGCTTTCAAAGATGTATAGCACAAGCTCCTCTTATAAAATAATAAATGGGATTTTGGATAAAATAAAAACAGAAATTAAGCGAAGCGACTAA
- the ribE gene encoding 6,7-dimethyl-8-ribityllumazine synthase — protein MKVYEGKLDGCGIKIGIIISRFNEFIGNMLKEGCLDTLKREGVEDENISLFYTPGSFEIPYIASHLAKSKKFDVIIGLGVIIRGDTPHFDYIASEVAKGIASISRETGTPVIFGVITADTIEQAIERAGTKSGNKGRDAAISAIEMVNLLKAINEKKDKGKGI, from the coding sequence ATGAAGGTATATGAGGGAAAGCTTGATGGATGTGGCATTAAAATAGGAATTATCATTTCAAGGTTTAATGAATTCATTGGAAATATGCTAAAAGAGGGTTGTTTAGATACCTTAAAGAGAGAAGGTGTAGAAGATGAAAATATCTCCCTTTTTTATACCCCTGGTTCATTTGAGATTCCATACATTGCCTCACATCTTGCAAAGAGCAAGAAATTTGATGTTATTATTGGGCTTGGTGTGATAATAAGGGGTGATACGCCACATTTTGATTATATTGCCTCTGAGGTTGCAAAGGGGATAGCAAGCATCTCACGAGAAACAGGAACTCCAGTAATCTTTGGGGTTATAACCGCTGATACAATTGAGCAGGCAATTGAAAGGGCTGGGACAAAATCTGGAAACAAGGGAAGGGATGCTGCAATTTCAGCCATTGAGATGGTGAACCTCTTAAAGGCAATAAATGAGAAAAAGGACAAGGGCAAGGGCATATAG
- a CDS encoding Mut7-C RNAse domain-containing protein, whose protein sequence is MKFILDDMLGKLARWLRIMGYDAKYCRKISDDEVIKQAKEERRILLTRDRLLVKRFAVTSLLIKSEDIENQLKQVIKRFNLDIKDIFTRCPSCNGILEGIEKEKAYHNVPDIVFSSYDNFSLCTLCGKYYWRGNHWEKIKESLNNLTEGSLIC, encoded by the coding sequence ATGAAGTTTATCCTTGACGATATGCTCGGAAAGCTTGCAAGGTGGCTTCGGATTATGGGTTATGATGCCAAATATTGCAGAAAAATATCAGACGATGAGGTTATAAAACAAGCAAAAGAGGAAAGACGAATTCTCCTTACAAGGGATAGGCTTTTGGTAAAGAGATTTGCTGTCACATCACTTTTAATAAAATCAGAGGATATAGAAAACCAGCTTAAGCAAGTGATAAAAAGGTTTAATTTGGACATAAAGGATATATTTACAAGGTGTCCAAGCTGTAATGGAATATTAGAGGGAATAGAAAAAGAAAAGGCTTATCATAATGTTCCTGATATTGTCTTTTCTTCCTATGATAATTTTTCTCTCTGCACATTGTGTGGCAAATATTATTGGAGGGGAAATCATTGGGAGAAAATAAAGGAAAGTTTAAACAATTTGACAGAAGGCTCTTTAATATGTTAA
- a CDS encoding endonuclease III domain-containing protein translates to MKEILERIYEILYHKFGDMNWWPGETQFEIIIGAILTQNTAWKNVEKAIENLKKENLLIPERINEIPEEKLANIIKPSGFYNQKAKKLKAFINFLFLRYNGSLEKLFEKGLFSLRKELLEISGIGNETADSILLYAGNKPIFVVDAYTKRILVRHKIIDEKADYNAIQSIFMENLPKDVKLFNNYHALFVKLGKEVCKKTKPLCKGCPLNEVYP, encoded by the coding sequence ATGAAAGAAATCCTTGAAAGGATATATGAAATTCTCTATCATAAATTTGGAGATATGAATTGGTGGCCAGGTGAAACTCAATTTGAGATAATAATCGGTGCTATCCTTACCCAAAATACTGCCTGGAAAAATGTAGAAAAGGCAATTGAAAATTTAAAAAAAGAAAATCTCCTAATCCCAGAAAGGATAAATGAAATACCAGAAGAAAAACTTGCTAATATTATCAAACCATCAGGATTTTACAACCAAAAGGCAAAGAAGCTTAAAGCATTTATAAATTTTCTCTTTTTAAGATATAATGGCTCCCTTGAAAAATTATTTGAAAAAGGGCTTTTTTCTCTTCGCAAGGAACTCCTGGAAATATCAGGGATTGGAAATGAAACCGCAGATTCTATTCTTCTATATGCAGGAAATAAACCCATATTCGTGGTTGATGCATATACAAAGAGAATCCTTGTAAGGCATAAGATTATAGATGAAAAAGCAGATTATAATGCCATTCAATCAATATTTATGGAAAATCTTCCAAAAGATGTCAAATTATTCAATAACTACCATGCCCTTTTCGTTAAGCTTGGAAAAGAAGTATGCAAAAAAACCAAGCCATTATGTAAGGGGTGTCCGTTAAATGAAGTTTATCCTTGA
- a CDS encoding flagellar hook-length control protein FliK → MLRNTSYSEIRNSNESPIQIFDKENNHNINIERHKENDEFFSKDSKDYKDYKENKSPIFQSNILEEPILPKETPETLNFSIENPKRQDFSLDKKLYEIVQRADLELKEAQTEMNIILKPEFLGKLNMKLTMNEGILDTKFTVGNPHLKELIETNLNNLRETFSQLEVEIGNIEVSIENGFLTQRNLWEKTYNESQLTNQGFIFEPKESSQFHSNDDKLARLYWTQASFEFTA, encoded by the coding sequence TTGCTTCGCAATACTTCGTATTCCGAAATCCGCAATTCTAATGAATCCCCAATCCAAATCTTTGATAAAGAAAACAACCATAATATCAACATTGAGAGACATAAAGAAAATGATGAATTTTTTTCCAAAGATTCCAAAGATTACAAAGATTACAAAGAGAATAAATCCCCCATTTTCCAATCAAATATATTAGAAGAGCCAATCTTACCAAAAGAAACTCCTGAAACATTAAACTTCTCCATTGAAAATCCAAAGAGACAAGACTTTTCTTTAGATAAAAAGCTCTATGAGATAGTCCAAAGAGCAGATTTAGAGCTAAAAGAGGCACAAACAGAAATGAATATCATTCTTAAACCAGAATTTCTTGGAAAGCTGAATATGAAGCTTACAATGAATGAAGGTATTCTTGATACAAAGTTTACCGTAGGAAACCCACACCTTAAAGAATTGATAGAAACAAATCTAAATAACCTTAGAGAAACATTTTCCCAATTGGAAGTAGAAATAGGAAATATTGAGGTATCAATAGAAAATGGCTTTTTAACACAAAGGAATCTTTGGGAGAAAACATATAATGAAAGCCAACTAACCAATCAAGGCTTCATATTTGAGCCAAAAGAATCTTCCCAATTTCATTCAAATGATGACAAATTGGCTCGGTTGTATTGGACACAAGCATCCTTTGAATTTACTGCATGA